The Parus major isolate Abel chromosome 4, Parus_major1.1, whole genome shotgun sequence genome has a window encoding:
- the FGL1 gene encoding fibrinogen-like protein 1 isoform X1 yields MKILIMIDFALAASLMDVIGSSDLQKCFQEQLLLQGQVRLLEHRVKQQQLKIIQLLEKKEIQYSDREDENSVIDLGGKRQYSDCAEIYNEGHKQNGFYKIKPIQSPREFLAFCDMSEGGGWTVFQRRSDGSQNFDRVWADYEEGFGNFVLKNGEFWLGNKNLHYLTNQGNYTLRIDLIDFEGERRFAQYARFRVAGEEHSYEMSCGEYSGTAGDSLTGGFHPEVKWWADHRGMKFSTRDRDNDNYEGNCAEEEKAGWWFNRCHSANLNGLYYKGPYTAKTDNGIVWYTWHGWWYSLKSVVMKDLLSVEQYWNQKRKMTPGRSQLLIKGSTVLSC; encoded by the exons ATGAAGATTTTGATAATGATTGATTTTGCCCTTGCAGCTAGCTTGATGGATGTCATTGGCAGCTCT gatttacagaaatgttttcaagagCAGTTACTACTTCAGGGCCAGGTGAGGCTTCTGGAACATCgtgtgaaacagcagcagttaaAAATTATACAGCTCTTAGAGAAGAAAGAGATTCAGTACAGTGacagagaagatgaaaacagTGTCATTgatttgggaggaaaaagaCAGTATTCAG ATTGTGCAGAAATCTACAATGAAGGCCATAAGCAAAATggattttataaaataaaaccaatccAGAGTCCTAGAGAATTCCTTGCATTCTGTGACATGTCTGAAGGAGGTGGCTGGACTGTGTTTCAGAGACGTTCTGATGGCAGCCAGAATTTTGATAG AGTCTGGGCTGACTATGAAGAAGGTTttggaaattttgttttgaaaaatggtgaattttggcttggaaacaaaaatcttcattatttgACTAATCAAG ggaattaTACTTTAAGAATTGATCTAATTGATTTTGAAGGAGAACGGCGCTTTGCACAGTATGCAAGATTCAGAGTTGCAGGAGAAGag CATTCTTATGAGATGAGTTGTGGTGAATACTCTGGTACAGCTGGTGATTCCCTTACTGGTGGATTTCATCCTGAAGTAAAATGGTGGGCTGATCATCGAGGAATGAAATTCAGTACTAGAGACAGGGATAATGACAACTATGAAGGGAACTGtgctgaagaggaaaaggcTGGCTGGTGGTTTAACAG GTGTCACTCTGCCAACCTGAATGGTTTGTACTACAAAGGTCCCTACACTGCCAAGACAGACAACGGGATTGTTTGGTACACCTGGCATGGGTGGTGGTATTCCCTAAAATCCGTTGTCATGAAG
- the FGL1 gene encoding fibrinogen-like protein 1 isoform X3, with the protein MKILIMIDFALAASLMDVIGSSDLQKCFQEQLLLQGQVRLLEHRVKQQQLKIIQLLEKKEIQYSDREDENSVIDLGGKRQYSDCAEIYNEGHKQNGFYKIKPIQSPREFLAFCDMSEGGGWTVFQRRSDGSQNFDRVWADYEEGFGNFVLKNGEFWLGNKNLHYLTNQGNYTLRIDLIDFEGERRFAQYARFRVAGEEHSYEMSCGEYSGTAGDSLTGGFHPEVKWWADHRGMKFSTRDRDNDNYEGNCAEEEKAGWWFNRCHSANLNGLYYKGPYTAKTDNGIVWYTWHGWWYSLKSVVMKVRPADFEYNIV; encoded by the exons ATGAAGATTTTGATAATGATTGATTTTGCCCTTGCAGCTAGCTTGATGGATGTCATTGGCAGCTCT gatttacagaaatgttttcaagagCAGTTACTACTTCAGGGCCAGGTGAGGCTTCTGGAACATCgtgtgaaacagcagcagttaaAAATTATACAGCTCTTAGAGAAGAAAGAGATTCAGTACAGTGacagagaagatgaaaacagTGTCATTgatttgggaggaaaaagaCAGTATTCAG ATTGTGCAGAAATCTACAATGAAGGCCATAAGCAAAATggattttataaaataaaaccaatccAGAGTCCTAGAGAATTCCTTGCATTCTGTGACATGTCTGAAGGAGGTGGCTGGACTGTGTTTCAGAGACGTTCTGATGGCAGCCAGAATTTTGATAG AGTCTGGGCTGACTATGAAGAAGGTTttggaaattttgttttgaaaaatggtgaattttggcttggaaacaaaaatcttcattatttgACTAATCAAG ggaattaTACTTTAAGAATTGATCTAATTGATTTTGAAGGAGAACGGCGCTTTGCACAGTATGCAAGATTCAGAGTTGCAGGAGAAGag CATTCTTATGAGATGAGTTGTGGTGAATACTCTGGTACAGCTGGTGATTCCCTTACTGGTGGATTTCATCCTGAAGTAAAATGGTGGGCTGATCATCGAGGAATGAAATTCAGTACTAGAGACAGGGATAATGACAACTATGAAGGGAACTGtgctgaagaggaaaaggcTGGCTGGTGGTTTAACAG GTGTCACTCTGCCAACCTGAATGGTTTGTACTACAAAGGTCCCTACACTGCCAAGACAGACAACGGGATTGTTTGGTACACCTGGCATGGGTGGTGGTATTCCCTAAAATCCGTTGTCATGAAGGTCAGACCTGCAGACTTTGAATATAATATTGTTTAA
- the FGL1 gene encoding fibrinogen-like protein 1 isoform X2: MKILIMIDFALAASLMDVIGSSDLQKCFQEQLLLQGQVRLLEHRVKQQQLKIIQLLEKKEIQYSDREDENSVIDLGGKRQYSDCAEIYNEGHKQNGFYKIKPIQSPREFLAFCDMSEGGGWTVFQRRSDGSQNFDRVWADYEEGFGNFVLKNGEFWLGNKNLHYLTNQGNYTLRIDLIDFEGERRFAQYARFRVAGEEHSYEMSCGEYSGTAGDSLTGGFHPEVKWWADHRGMKFSTRDRDNDNYEGNCAEEEKAGWWFNRCHSANLNGLYYKGPYTAKTDNGIVWYTWHGWWYSLKSVVMKDFNKLTLGDLTKVATNFNVS, from the exons ATGAAGATTTTGATAATGATTGATTTTGCCCTTGCAGCTAGCTTGATGGATGTCATTGGCAGCTCT gatttacagaaatgttttcaagagCAGTTACTACTTCAGGGCCAGGTGAGGCTTCTGGAACATCgtgtgaaacagcagcagttaaAAATTATACAGCTCTTAGAGAAGAAAGAGATTCAGTACAGTGacagagaagatgaaaacagTGTCATTgatttgggaggaaaaagaCAGTATTCAG ATTGTGCAGAAATCTACAATGAAGGCCATAAGCAAAATggattttataaaataaaaccaatccAGAGTCCTAGAGAATTCCTTGCATTCTGTGACATGTCTGAAGGAGGTGGCTGGACTGTGTTTCAGAGACGTTCTGATGGCAGCCAGAATTTTGATAG AGTCTGGGCTGACTATGAAGAAGGTTttggaaattttgttttgaaaaatggtgaattttggcttggaaacaaaaatcttcattatttgACTAATCAAG ggaattaTACTTTAAGAATTGATCTAATTGATTTTGAAGGAGAACGGCGCTTTGCACAGTATGCAAGATTCAGAGTTGCAGGAGAAGag CATTCTTATGAGATGAGTTGTGGTGAATACTCTGGTACAGCTGGTGATTCCCTTACTGGTGGATTTCATCCTGAAGTAAAATGGTGGGCTGATCATCGAGGAATGAAATTCAGTACTAGAGACAGGGATAATGACAACTATGAAGGGAACTGtgctgaagaggaaaaggcTGGCTGGTGGTTTAACAG GTGTCACTCTGCCAACCTGAATGGTTTGTACTACAAAGGTCCCTACACTGCCAAGACAGACAACGGGATTGTTTGGTACACCTGGCATGGGTGGTGGTATTCCCTAAAATCCGTTGTCATGAAG gacttCAATAAACTGACGCTTGGAGATTTAACAAAAGTTGCAACTAATTTTAATGTGAGCTAA